A genome region from Gopherus flavomarginatus isolate rGopFla2 chromosome 9, rGopFla2.mat.asm, whole genome shotgun sequence includes the following:
- the SQOR gene encoding sulfide:quinone oxidoreductase, mitochondrial codes for MSNMGVVSTCFCVRSFVHILRLGVQKMGYSQLHTASRCAAKNHYEVLVLGGGSGGITMSARMKRKVGAENVAVVEPHEKHYYQPMWTLVGAGAKQLATSGRQTASVIPSGVQWIKSRVTELDPDKNCIRLADEKKISYKYLIIALGLQLHYEKIKGLPEGFNYPKIGSNYSVHTVEKTWKALQDFKEGNAIFTFPNTPVKCGGAPQKIMYLSEAYLSKTGKRSKANIIFNTSLGSIFTVQKYANRLLEIIKSRNIAVNYKHNLIEVRADKQEAVFENLDAPGVTEVYQYEMLHVTPPMGPPDVFMNSPVSDAAGWLDVDKETLQHKKYPNVFGIGDCTNLPTSKTAAAIAAQSAVLDKTISSVMKSQLPTKKYDGYTSCPIVTSYNRVILAEFDYNSQPLETFPIDQSKERLLMYYMKADLMPFLYWNGLLKGYWGGPAPIRKLLHLGLK; via the exons ATGTCAAACATGGGAGTGGTGTCCACCTGCTTCTGTGTGCGTTCTTTTGTACacatacttaggctgggagtgcAGAAAATGGGCTATTCCCAACTGCACACTGCATCCAGGTGTGCTGCTAAGAATCACTATGAAGTGCTGGTGCTCGGCGGGGGCAGTGGTGGCATCACCATGAGTGCTCGGATGAAGCGGAAAGTGGGAGCTGAAAATGTGGCTGTTGTTGAACCACATgag AAACATTATTATCAACCCATGTGGACGCTAGTTGGCGCTGGTGCAAAACAGTTGGCAACCTCTGGACGTCAGACAGCCAGCGTGATTCCTTCAGGTGTACAATGGATCAAATCTAGAGTTACAGAATTGGATCCAGACAAGAACTGCATCCGTTTAGCAGATGAGAAAAAG ATATcttacaaatatttgataattgcccttgggcttcagctgcaTTATGAAAAG ATTAAAGGTTTGCCTGAGGGTTTTAATTATCCTAAAATAGGTTCCAATTATTCAGTCCACACGGTAGAGAAAACATGGAAGGCTTTGCAAGACTTCAAGGAAGGAAATGCCATCTTCACTTTTCCAAACACTCCGGTGAAATGTGGAGGGGCTCCTCAGAAAATCATGTACTTGTCAGAGGCCTACTTGAGTAAG ACAGGAAAACGATCCAAAGCCAACATCATCTTCAATACTTCGCTTGGATCAATTTTTACTGTTCAGAAGTATGCTAATAGATTGCTGGAGATAATAAAGAGTAGGAATATTGCTGTTAACTACAAACACAATCTCATCGAGGTTCGAGCAGACAAACAAGAAGCTGTATTTGAGAATTTGGACGCACCTGGAGTGACTGAGGTTTATCAG TATGAAATGCTTCATGTCACACCACCTATGGGACCGCCTGATGTATTCATGAACAGTCCTGTTTCAGATGCAGCTGGCTGGTTAGACGTAGATAAGGAAACTCTGCAACACAAGAAATACCCCAATGTGTTTGGTATTGGAGACTGCACCAACCTTCCAACATCGAAAACTGCTGCAGCTATAG CTGCCCAGTCTGCAGTGCTTGATAAAACAATTTCTTCAGTAATGAAGAGCCAATTGCCAACTAAAAAG TACGATGGATACACTTCCTGTCCCATTGTAACAAGCTACAATAGAGTGATTCTAGCAGAATTTGACTACAATTCTCAGCCTCTGGAAACATTTCCCATTGACCAGAGTAAGGAGAGACTACTCATGTACTACATGAAAGCTGATTTAATGCCTTTTCTTTACTGGAATGGATTACTAAA